A single Drosophila miranda strain MSH22 chromosome XR, D.miranda_PacBio2.1, whole genome shotgun sequence DNA region contains:
- the LOC108150821 gene encoding larval cuticle protein A2B, which translates to MANILCFVILSLALFASVAVARPGYALDYYDHPKYAFNYGVADHTTGDVKSQHETRDGDVVKGQYSLVEPDGSIRTVDYTADSIHGFNAVVTKSGPTVHAQALVAKPIVAHKPILSHYEPQPHYVNHVAPVAAAPLVVAASPAPYVSKHYAPAPAAPIHYDYDDGYYNQGQQYEYIPQYDSGNYGHYASPYAGHY; encoded by the exons ATGGCAAATATCTTGTGCTTTGTGATCCTTTCGTTGGCTCTGTTCGCCAGTGTTGCTGTAGCTCGACCAGGATATGCTCTGGACTACTAT GATCATCCCAAATATGCCTTCAACTATGGCGTGGCCGATCACACCACAGGAGATGTGAAATCCCAGCATGAGACCCGCGATGGAGATGTTGTCAAGG GCCAGTACTCTTTGGTTGAGCCCGATGGTTCCATCCGCACTGTGGACTACACGGCGGACTCCATTCATGGCTTCAATGCTGTTGTGACCAAGTCCGGACCCACTGTCCATGCCCAGGCTTTGGTGGCAAAGCCGATTGTGGCCCACAAGCCCATTCTCAGCCACTACGAGCCGCAGCCGCACTATGTGAATCATGTGGCACCTGTGGCCGCTGCACCACTGGTGGTGGCTGCCTCCCCGGCGCCCTATG TGTCCAAGCATTATGCCCCAGCGCCTGCTGCCCCCATCCACTACGACTATGACGATGGCTACTACAACCAGGGACAAcagtacgagtatattcccCAGTACGATTCCGGAAACTACGGACACTATGCGAGTCCTTATGCGGGCCACTACTAA